One genomic region from Phoenix dactylifera cultivar Barhee BC4 unplaced genomic scaffold, palm_55x_up_171113_PBpolish2nd_filt_p 000046F, whole genome shotgun sequence encodes:
- the LOC120104581 gene encoding WUSCHEL-related homeobox 4-like, whose amino-acid sequence MEYVSVHKYKYPARCHHRPLVHFSSPGKAMKVQQRAVGGFWEQQLQEPSSPSSSSSSSTTTTTSSLTIRFKRLLPLAPKLTATVTATAAATTQTIASLDVKGFHFPKTKCTGQVETQTGGTRWNPTREQIMALEALYRSGMRTPNAHQIERITAELGKYGRIEGKNVFYWFQNHKARERQKQKRSVLLAQSSSNNDSSSNSSTCPPIIALKSTGSRGGRVGGGEAEEYYDGSCKRKCRSWGGVGRDIMEEGGGDRTLELFPLHPEGKQMR is encoded by the exons ATGGAATATGTGTcggtacataaatacaaatatccaGCACGCTGCCATCACCGTCCTCTCGTCCATTTTAGCAGTCCAGGGAAAGCCATGAAGGTCCAGCAGCGCGCAGTTGGAGGGTTCTGGGAGCAGCAACTGCAAGAaccctcctctccttcctcctcctcctcctcctccaccaccaccaccacttcTTCTTTGACGATCCGCTTCAAGCGCCTCCTCCCACTTGCACCCAAGCTGACGGCCACCGTCACTGCCACCGCCGCCGCTACTACTCAAACAATAGCCTCTCTTGATGTCAAGGGCTTCCACTTCCCCAAGACCAAATGTACTGGCCAG GTGGAGACGCAGACAGGGGGGACGAGGTGGAATCCAACGCGGGAGCAGATAATGGCGCTAGAGGCGCTGTACCGGAGTGGAATGCGGACACCGAATGCCCACCAGATCGAGCGCATCACGGCCGAGCTCGGCAAGTACGGGCGGATCGAAGGGAAGAACGTCTTCTACTGGTTCCAGAACCACAAGGCCCGCGAGCGCCAGAAGCAGAAGCGCAGCGTCCTCCTCGCCCAGAGCAGCAGCAACAATGacagcagcagcaacagcagcacTTGTCCTCCAATCATAGCTCTAAAGTCTACTGGATCCAGG GGAGGACGagtaggaggaggagaagcGGAGGAGTACTACGACGGGAGTTGCAAGCGTAAATGCCGGAGCTGGGGAGGCGTCGGACGGGACATCATGGAAGAGGGTGGGGGTGACCGCACCCTGGAGCTATTCCCGTTGCACCCGGAGGGGAAGCAGATGAGGTAG
- the LOC103696623 gene encoding uncharacterized protein LOC103696623: MRPWIKILAPALAAATILLLVAILVFWCRRRRRRRLVSKTTPQFLETGTKSKNESLQAALAKLHLSYKSRSSSKSGLRFQHLHHHHNDHHPVVAGQQPPFKWDDHPRLITEAVENGWSRFAFTSRPSLPSARPTPSPLWGLCAICDGGTPVETDWEVPLGSSEFMQTVRLNPSGDDDPAVWRSVRMALPLPGPPLGGSSFPQEAYFEITLLYLQPHQQQQGQQESDRVKLIEENSIEGQSDALIHAMGKAARGNSRIQEPGAVIKEELRGRDDSGPLVSLGLTIGRPPPTRSSPGTYSGSIGFHSNGSVCLDGMELVLESEKTGWTEVNRVIGCGFDPGKKKVFFTADSQLIHVIYCHSEAYRSPLYPVLAASVDVMVLVNLGQSKFKYAPANAHRTPNPCFIRSASADGGAAVVSYEDSRELFSMGRIDSDWLDAAKQSKSGKNGDDGGSVATDVDAESDLFEIALHS, translated from the exons ATGAGACCATGGATCAAAATTCTAGCCCCAGCGCTCGCCGCTGCCACAATCCTCCTCCTCGTCGCCATTCTCGTCTTCTGGTGccgccggcgccggcgccggcgccTCGTCTCCAAGACCACCCCTCAATTCTTAGAAACAGGGACCAAGTCCAAAAATGAAAGCCTCCAGGCGGCGCTCGCCAAGCTCCATCTCTCCTACAAGTCTCGCAGCAGTAGCAAATCCGGCCTCCGCTTCCAGCATCTCCACCACCACCATAACGACCATCATCCAGTTGTTGCTGGACAGCAGCCTCCATTCAAGTGGGACGACCACCCGCGGCTTATCACGGAGGCGGTGGAGAACGGATGGTCGCGATTCGCTTTCACAAGCCGACCTTCCCTGCCCTCCGCCCGGCCAACCCCCAGCCCCCTGTGGGGCCTCTGCGCCATCTGCGATGGTGGGACGCCGGTGGAGACCGACTGGGAGGTGCCCCTTGGATCGTCGGAGTTCATGCAGACGGTGCGGCTCAATCCGAGCGGCGACGACGACCCCGCCGTTTGGCGCAGCGTCAGGATGGCCCTTCCCTTGCCGGGCCCGCCCTTGGGAGGTTCCTCCTTCCCTCAAGAAGCCTACTTCGAGATCACCCTCCTGTACCTCCAACCGCATCAGCAACAGCAGGGGCAGCAGGAAAGCGACCGGGTGAAGCTGATCGAAGAGAATTCCATCGAAGGGCAGTCGGATGCCCTGATCCATGCAATGGGGAAGGCTGCTCGTGGCAATAGTCGGATCCAAGAGCCTGGAGCCGTCATCAAAGAGGAATTACGAGGCAGAGACGACAGCGGCCCACTCGTCTCCTTGGGCCTCACTATAGGACGTCCTCCTCCAACTAGATCATCGCCTGGGACCTATTCGGGATCCATCGGCTTCCACTCCAACGGTTCCGTCTGCCTCGACG GGATGGAGCTGGTGTTGGAGTCGGAGAAAACGGGGTGGACGGAGGTGAACAGGGTGATCGGCTGCGGGTTCGACCCGGGTAAGAAGAAGGTTTTCTTCACGGCGGACTCCCAGCTGATTCACGTGATCTACTGCCACTCCGAGGCGTATAGAAGCCCGCTCTACCCGGTCCTGGCGGCGAGCGTCGACGTGATGGTTCTGGTCAACCTGGGGCAGAGCAAGTTCAAGTACGCCCCGGCCAACGCGCATCGGACGCCCAATCCCTGCTTCATCCGCTCGGCTTCCGCCGACGGTGGAGCCGCGGTCGTCAGCTACGAGGATAGCCGAGAGCTCTTCTCCATGGGAAGGATAGACTCCGACTGGCTTGACGCTGCCAAGCAGAGCAAAAGCGGCAAGAATGGCGACGATGGTGGCAGCGTTGCAACGGATGTCGACGCGGAGTCCGATCTGTTCGAGATTGCCTTGCACAGTTGA
- the LOC120104617 gene encoding uncharacterized protein LOC120104617, with product MAEAGGTPALGKGGAQRKPSSGIAAKRPSWADVTKGVPRPPVWTCHRTPSRELEELQNRFPEVVEVPEEELEEVRSEWRSTTVLVRSLGRSIPADWVVKEIRRAGKLDYDAECFTLSEGVIAIRFANENDREAAMRNGPWMVAGQVLAMDRWRPSFVPKPGCFGRVVVWLRLPSLPMDFWKKEAIFRVAARAGTPLALDGFTEQRRRYGFAREKVELDASAPLVPGTWVRGSSADGGAPFWQGFVYENLPVPCAKCGRVGHSAVGCVFVPPAEGRLNPEEVSGGSEEVRDGIDASETPKQAETGRE from the coding sequence ATGGCCGAAGCTGGGGGGACGCCGGCGCTGGGGAAGGGGGGAGCACAGAGGAAGCCATCTAGTGGGATTGCGGCCAAGCGTCCGTCGTGGGCTGATGTGACGAAAGGCGTTCCGAGGCCTCCGGTATGGACCTGCCACCGGACCCCTTCACGTGAGCTGGAGGAGCTGCAGAACCGGTTCCCGGAGGTCGTCGAGGTGCCGGAAGAAGAGTTGGAGGAGGTGCGGTCTGAATGGAGGAGTACCACTGTACTCGTGAGGAGCCTGGGTAGGAGCATACCGGCCGATTGGGTGGTGAAGGAGATACGGCGAGCCGGGAAGCTGGATTATGACGCCGAGTGCTTCACCCTGTCGGAGGGGGTCATTGCCATCAGGTTCGCCAACGAGAACGACCGGGAAGCCGCGATGCGGAATGGTCCGTGGATGGTGGCGGGACAGGTGCTCGCCATGGACCGGTGGCGGCCCAGCTTTGTTCCGAAGCCCGGGTGTTTCGGGCGGGTGGTTGTCTGGTTACGGCTCCCCAGTCTGCCGATGGATTTCTGGAAGAAGGAAGCGATCTTCAGGGTGGCGGCGAGGGCCGGTACCCCCTTGGCGCTGGATGGCTTCACAGAGCAGAGGCGGAGGTATGGCTTCGCCAGGGAGAAGGTGGAACTCGACGCCTCTGCTCCGCTTGTGCCCGGAACATGGGTGCGGGGGAGCTCGGCGGATGGAGGGGCCCCTTTCTGGCAGGGTTTTGTTTATGAAAACCTGCCAGTGCCGTGCGCTAAATGTGGACGAGTAGGCCATTCGGCGGTGGGATGTGTGTTTGTGCCTCCGGCGGAGGGGAGGTTGAATCCGGAGGAGGTAAGTGGTGGGTCTGAGGAGGTCCGTGATGGGATTGACGCCTCGGAGACGCCTAAGCAAGCGGAGACAGGGAGGGAATGA
- the LOC103699420 gene encoding AP2-like ethylene-responsive transcription factor CRL5, whose amino-acid sequence MCRIVVFVRSGVISLEMVPSIIRKGISQQPPPPYFQPLQEGMCSVLTGHEMYQPPLEEEQMGGGGIPGLKNWVTRSFGAGNNGLGEEGGVGSGGPLGAMGYGDLQRSIDTFGQRTSQYRGVTRHRWTGRYEAHLWDNSCKKEGQTRKGRQVYLGGYDMEEKAARAYDLAALKYWGPSTHINFPLEDYQQELEEMKNMSRQEYVAHLRRKSSGFSRGASMYRGVTRHHQHGRWQARIGRVSGNKDLYLGTFSKFLRLEVQPLCCTQSKMLKFQRSCRRMWLLAMTLVLCIRHRWIGRYEAHLFGSDFSEIFF is encoded by the exons ATGTGCCGAATTGTGGTTTTCGTTCGTTCGGGAGTGATTTCTCTGGAGATGGTTCCGTCTATCATCCGGAAAGGTATATCTCAGCAGCCCCCTCCTCCTTACTTCCAGCCATTGCAGGAAGGGATGTGCTCTGTGCTCACAGGCCATGAGATGTATCAACcaccactggaagaggaacaaaTGGGAGGTGGTGGGATTCCGGGATTGAAGAACTGGGTCACCAGGAGCTTCGGCGCTGGCAACAACGGGCTGGGTGAGGAAGGGGGTGTGGGATCTGGTGGTCCTCTTGGTGCAATGGGGTATGGGGACTTGCAGAGATCCATCGATACATTTGGCCAGAGAACATCTCAGTATAGAGGTGTCACAAG GCATAGGTGGACTGGTAGGTATGAAGCCCATCTGTGGGACAATAGTTGCAAGAAGGAAGGCCAAACAAGGAAAGGAAGACAag TTTACTTGG GGGGGTATGACATGGAAGAGAAAGCTGCAAGAGCCTATGACTTGGCTGCCCTCAAATACTGGGGACCTTCCACACATATCAACTTCCCG TTGGAAGATTATCAACAAGAACTCGAGGAAATGAAGAACATGAGTCGACAAGAATATGTTGCTCATTTGAGAAG AAAAAGTAGTGGGTTCTCACGAGGAGCTTCTATGTACCGAGGCGTGACGAG GCACCACCAGCATGGAAGATGGCAAGCTCGAATTGGGAGGGTTTCAGGAAACAAAGATCTTTATCTTGGAACCTTCAGTAAGTTTTTGAGGTTAGAAGTCCAACCGCTATGCTGCACCCAATCTAagatgctgaaatttcagaggtCCTGTCGAAGAATGTGGTTACTGGCAATGACTCTGGTTTTGTGCATCAGGCATAGGTGGATTGGTAGGTATGAAGCCCATCTGTTCGGGAGTGATttctctgaaatttttttttaa